From Diospyros lotus cultivar Yz01 chromosome 4, ASM1463336v1, whole genome shotgun sequence, a single genomic window includes:
- the LOC127799626 gene encoding uncharacterized protein LOC127799626 isoform X2: protein MSAIQRAVRSIHSAAGCPRLTKFSLHPPKNVEVEFANGSVYNLSAEFLRVHSPAADSKIRSVGGEKVISGRHHVGIMSAEPIGNYGDTV from the exons atGTCGGCGATACAGAGGGCGGTTCGGAGCATTCACTCGGCGGCGGGATGCCCTCGCCTGACGAAATTCTCTCTTCATCCTCCTAAGAAC GTAGAGGTGGAATTCGCCAATGGTAGTGTCTATAATTTGTCTGCTGAGTTTCTAAGAGTACATAGCCCAGCTGCTGACAGCAAGATTAGGTCAGTTGGAGGTGAAAAG GTAATCTCTGGAAGGCATCATGTAGGCATCATGTCTGCTGAACCCATAGGGAACTATGGG GATACTGTTTGA
- the LOC127799624 gene encoding protein WVD2-like 7, with protein MGESACLLNSFSLSTPTSQDATSTQGTQFHALGESISFGRFMSEPLAWEKWSTFSHKRYVEEARSYARPGSVAQKKAFFEAHYKSIAARKAAAAATTTETLVEQPNDAADNSPQPEPEPDDGGVAAADSQVHVDEPLEQSVEGDSTINGNNYSPNAEMKEVETERVRVADLVTETGVLGENSVKSHTLNQVENVADEEAPLLISKTKPALSSSESETLHRRAPKPSVSPAKPAAPIPPRRKINALPVTRKSMVPTADTKRSTRRSLHEMIYCTPAKGPDKPTTLAAHMVESSRVAPSPNKESKDCRTPLRTLITASSNGELKHPSATPCSKNIRSTTTTPLHPTAAGSKTIGPKWNILSTVCSKSLSVCRNKLQSPTLCIPFSLRTEERAARRKQRLEEKFNSQETQEVRLQTRVKEKVESERKGFCRSLCFKAPPMPDHCGGRETTKDQMKNEKIPLTHSQSPRKIKPNSSITSQLTTSLPPETASAKNRFPNNITKRKSQVPNLLGSLGVLIISNENSSPNIHSALLTRKESREL; from the exons ATGGGAGAATCTGCCTGTCTTTTGAACTCGTTCTCCCTTTCCACACCCACATCTCAGGATGCCACATCCACACAG GGAACCCAATTTCATGCTCTTGGAGAGTCCATCTCTTTCGGGAGGTTCATGTCGGAGCCCTTGGCCTGGGAGAAGTGGTCCACCTTCTCTCACAAACGCTACGTCGAAGAAGCGCGGAGTTACGCTCGCCCAGGATCGGTGGCGCAGAAGAAGGCTTTCTTTGAGGCTCATTACAAGAGCATTGCTGCTCggaaggcggcggcggcggcgacgaCGACGGAGACGTTGGTTGAGCAACCAAATGATGCTGCCGATAACAGCCCCCAACCAGAACCTGAACCCGACGATGGCGGTGTTGCTGCAGCTGATTCCCAAGTGCATGTTGATGAACCGCTCGAGCAAAGTGTAGAGGGGGATTCTACGATCAATGGAAATAATTACAGTCCAAATGCGGAAATGAAGGAAGTGGAGACTGAGCGGGTGAGAGTAGCCGACTTGGTAACAGAGACGGGGGTTCTGGGGGAGAATTCTGTGAAGAGCCATACTTTGAACCAGGTTGAGAATGTTGCAGATGAGGAGGCTCCATTGCTAATAAGCAAGACGAAACCAGCATTGTCATCTTCAGAATCAGAAACACTTCACCGTAGAGCACCTAAACCATCAGTTTCTCCTGCCAAACCGGCAGCTCCAATTCCTCCCAGGAGGAAAATCAATGCCCTTCCAGTTACCAGGAAATCGATGGTACCCACTGCAGATACAAAGAGATCAACCAGGAGATCCCTGCACGAGATGATCTATTGCACGCCTGCCAAAGGACCAGACAAGCCGACTACTCTGGCTGCCCATATGGTTGAAAGCTCAAGAGTTGCTCCTAGTCCTAATAAGGAATCTAAAGATTGCAGAACTCCTCTAAGGACTCTAATTACG GCTTCGTCAAATGGGGAACTAAAGCATCCTTCAGCAACCCCTTGTTCAAAAAATATAAG GTCTACAACTACAACACCACTTCATCCCACTGCTGCTGGAAGCAAAACAATAGGACCAAAATGGAACATCCTATCTACCGT TTGTTCCAAGTCCCTGAGTGTCTGCAGAAACAAGTTACAGTCACCAACTTTATGCATTCCTTTTAGCCTGAGGACGGAGGAAAGAGCTGCAAGAAGAAAGCAG AGGCTTGAAGAAAAATTCAATTCCCAGGAGACACAAGAAGTGCGTCTGCAGACAAGAGTAAAG gAGAAAGTAGAATCCGAAAGAAAAGGATTTTGTCGAAGCCTCTGCTTCAAAGCTCCACCCATGCCTGATCATTGTGGGGGAAGAGAAACAACCAAAGATCAGATGAAGAATGAAAAG ATTCCATTGACACATTCTCAGTCACCCAGAAAAATAAAGCCAAATTCTTCTATCACATCTCAACTTACAACCTCTCTGCCTCCAGAGACAGCTTCAGCCAAGAACAGATTCCCTAATAATATCACGAAAAGGAAAAGCCAGGTACCAAATCTTCTTGGTTCACTAGGTGTTTTGATAATTTCCAATGAGAATTCATCTCCAAATATTCATTCAGCATTATTGACTCGCAAAGAAAGCAGAGAATTGTAG
- the LOC127799626 gene encoding uncharacterized protein LOC127799626 isoform X1 encodes MSAIQRAVRSIHSAAGCPRLTKFSLHPPKNVEVEFANGSVYNLSAEFLRVHSPAADSKIRSVGGEKVISGRHHVGIMSAEPIGNYGVRILFDDLHKTGIYTWDYLYHLGSNKFTLMRNYIGTLKKHGLSRDPPRRK; translated from the exons atGTCGGCGATACAGAGGGCGGTTCGGAGCATTCACTCGGCGGCGGGATGCCCTCGCCTGACGAAATTCTCTCTTCATCCTCCTAAGAAC GTAGAGGTGGAATTCGCCAATGGTAGTGTCTATAATTTGTCTGCTGAGTTTCTAAGAGTACATAGCCCAGCTGCTGACAGCAAGATTAGGTCAGTTGGAGGTGAAAAG GTAATCTCTGGAAGGCATCATGTAGGCATCATGTCTGCTGAACCCATAGGGAACTATGGGGTGAG GATACTGTTTGATGACTTGCACAAAACCGGGATCTACACCTGGGATTATTTGTATCATCTTGGGAGCAATAAGTTCACCCTTATGAGAAATTACATCGGAACTCTGAAGAAGCATGGACTTTCTCGAGATCCACCTAGAAGAAAGTGA
- the LOC127799625 gene encoding uncharacterized protein LOC127799625, with product MKREGRQHGLVRSSRILPAPWNPRPDSRIVNRVDSPPTAGLFTKVSPKPTNHSKFTGKCGRPACVACHERPASKSRGKSKGTQRLRSSDVGSNHRLVTWRVVDSKPGLKLSGFSATGILDHLAGDCFLDDDEADEGCVDEVYEEPRGLASGAVEINDHGGDGDGKSRDKEEYDLGWALVCGEMDEQDGWCLVGET from the coding sequence ATGAAGAGAGAGGGCCGCCAGCACGGCCTCGTGCGGAGCTCCCGGATCCTGCCTGCGCCCTGGAACCCCAGACCCGACTCTCGAATCGTCAACCGCGTCGATTCGCCGCCGACCGCCGGCCTGTTCACCAAGGTCTCGCCGAAGCCCACCAATCACTCCAAGTTCACTGGCAAGTGCGGCCGCCCCGCCTGCGTTGCCTGCCATGAGCGCCCGGCTTCCAAGTCCAGGGGCAAGTCCAAGGGCACCCAGCGCCTGCGCTCCTCCGACGTCGGTTCCAACCACAGGCTCGTCACTTGGCGGGTCGTCGATTCCAAGCCCGGCTTGAAGCTTTCCGGGTTCTCCGCCACTGGGATCCTGGATCACTTGGCCGGCGATTGTTTTCTCGACGACGATGAGGCAGACGAGGGCTGTGTGGACGAGGTGTACGAGGAGCCTCGTGGACTTGCATCAGGAGCCGTTGAAATCAATGATCATGGTGGTGATGGTGACGGTAAGAGTCGGGATAAAGAGGAATACGACTTGGGCTGGGCTCTTGTTTGCGGAGAGATGGATGAACAGGATGGGTGGTGTTTGGTTGGAGAAACATGA
- the LOC127800172 gene encoding myb-related protein 315-like has translation MGRKPCCDKRLGLKRGPWSNEEDHKLINFILTNGIHCWRMVPKLAGLLRCGKSCRLRWMNYLRPDLKRGALSDAEEDQIIQLHARLGNRWSRIASHFPGRTDNEIKNIWNTRIKKRLKLQGLDPLTHKPIIDHLHHWDQDQEKYDQTAESDHVHSNKEKTAEAKLETNMNIITTTADHHQQELISQNEQQQQENGGELGAAGKGMMNMAVLSDEATDELLQSHEIFYGIGSLELEEGGGGGGGGEAAGFMWMKELAITTPSSSSSPSASFSVDELSLNYNCPSNSNSMEDHSSSSSSLQHELQWVDGIVDSMLSCWDGFS, from the exons ATGGGAAGGAAACCTTGCTGTGACAAACGCCTAGGGTTGAAGAGGGGTCCATGGAGCAATGAAGAAGATCACAAGCTCATCAACTTCATCCTCACCAATGGCATCCATTGCTGGAGAATGGTTCCCAAGCTTGCAG GCTTGCTGAGGTGTGGAAAGAGCTGCAGATTAAGATGGATGAATTATCTGAGACCTGATCTTAAAAGAGGGGCTTTATCTGATGCTGAAGAGGATCAAATTATACAACTTCATGCCCGTCTTGGCAACAG GTGGTCTAGGATAGCCTCCCACTTTCCCGGGCGCACAGACAACGAAATAAAGAACATCTGGAACACCCGCATCAAGAAAAGGCTGAAGCTCCAAGGATTGGACCCACTCACCCATAAACCTATAATTGATCACCTTCATCATTGGGATCAGGATCAAGAGAAATATGATCAAACGGCAGAGAGCGATCATGTTCATTCTAATAAAGAGAAAACAGCTGAAGCAAAATTAGAAACCAACATGAATATCATCACAACCACAGCAGATCATCATCAGCAGGAATTAATCTCCCAGAatgagcagcagcagcaagaaAATGGAGGAGAATTAGGGGCAGCAGGGAAGGGGATGATGAATATGGCGGTACTGTCAGATGAAGCCACTGATGAGCTTCTGCAGAGCCACGAGATTTTCTATGGAATTGGAAGCTTGGAAttagaagaaggaggaggaggaggaggaggaggagaagcgGCGGGGTTCATGTGGATGAAGGAATTAGCAATTACCACtcccagcagcagcagcagccctTCAGCTTCTTTCTCTGTGGATGAACTTTCTCTCAACTACAACTGCCCTTCTAATTCTAATTCCATGGAAGATCattcgtcgtcgtcgtcgtctttGCAACATGAGTTGCAATGGGTGGATGGAATTGTTGATTCCATGCTTTCATGCTGGGACGGTTTTAGCTAG